A section of the Malania oleifera isolate guangnan ecotype guangnan chromosome 2, ASM2987363v1, whole genome shotgun sequence genome encodes:
- the LOC131147939 gene encoding uncharacterized protein LOC131147939 has translation MVKAYTQEHVYKHPWERVTSASWRKFADPENKRTLSHILEVDTLNHKLDPQSGKLYTTRAIAIHAPGPWFIRKIIGQDICHCVESTVVDAQSKSMQLTTRNISLQNFIEVEEKIQYNPHPNNPNGWTLCQQETSIRIKPLSALASMAEKVEHRCAEKFVQNSAKGREVMERICRYLEAESHGISL, from the coding sequence ATGGTAAAGGCATACACACAAGAGCATGTTTACAAGCATCCATGGGAGCGTGTAACATCTGCATCTTGGCGAAAATTTGCTGACCCTGAGAACAAGCGTACGTTATCTCACATCCTTGAAGTTGACACTTTGAATCACAAACTTGATCCTCAATCTGGGAAGCTTTACACCACTCGTGCCATCGCCATCCATGCCCCAGGGCCATGGTTTATTCGCAAAATCATTGGTCAGGATATCTGTCACTGTGTTGAATCAACAGTCGTTGATGCTCAATCAAAGTCGATGCAACTCACAACCCGCAACATCAGCCTCCAAAACTTCATAGAAGTGGAGGAGAAAATTCAGTACAACCCTCATCCAAATAACCCAAATGGATGGACACTTTGCCAGCAGGAGACTAGTATAAGGATCAAACCGTTATCAGCACTGGCATCGATGGCAGAAAAGGTAGAGCATCGATGTGCTGAGAAGTTCGTGCAGAATAGTGCCAAGGGCAGAGAAGTTATGGAGAGGATCTGCAGGTATCTTGAAGCTGAATCTCATGGTATTTCCCTCTGA